A single window of Poecilia reticulata strain Guanapo linkage group LG10, Guppy_female_1.0+MT, whole genome shotgun sequence DNA harbors:
- the prom1a gene encoding prominin-1-A isoform X1: MWKSGTLLLLSVLWASGELQQETEPRRLPPPGKLDFGYVPAGVYETLAHYEPGPIGILFHLVHAFLHAVQPNAFPHDLIVKLAKDKFGAIQTEYQKPENIVLTLQAIYYEIGFLICAAVGLLFAVLMPVVGLFFCMCRCCDNCGGEMHQRQRKNADCRRGLLGTLLFSTSLVITIGVLCAYAANQNLSSQVKNIRRLVNSNMRDLHTFANDTPMQIDYLISQYATVKNKVNYDLDNIGPLLGGRIHVRLDKEVHPALNQVLNMAGVKIQRAIKAMRETKEALENVSVSLVVLQEGAGKLHFNLSQVRDSINRTLDDPGCHDEESDATTAQLCRSIRQSLSQLQMSANFTRLPNVNPQLEKMKNVVKTDLSSVVHRGFSSLNDTPHIVIEQTRTVVNSVQNLVDSVGNNISSFSRAFPLQTCLSNFTIFISHAHAKIEDYYPEIDKMDFYRWIGCIALCCMVVLVLAFNYLGLLCGTLGYDKHASPTTRGCISNTGGTLLMAGVGFSFIFSWMLMGVLTTIFLAGGNMEKLLCEPFHTKELFKVVDTPYLINPEWKNFIPGYMYNDSELELTSESLYSTCKQNKGIYSALRLDKVFNISSFLNTTVFTKDVVRQLENFRIDLRTIILLEAEGKQNLLDFSEAGLSEINYADYLDEVNKGVTVVDVLSFAKELESQTDLMPRGPLQTALKGHVATLQRIHRQQIAPMEQAMKYVRARSALNQSMRFLERTASDLPNKVTDVLEAIAAAQHLISQNATLLISQETRKYSATIIGYFNQYIEWVKTSLALEVAPCKPFSNILDTAQIMTCSFLGDSMNTFWMGLGCSTLFLLPSVILAVKLAKYYRRMDTEDVYDDVETIPMKNMEIVNNGYHSESSQGIPNPMMTSALDNWN, translated from the exons ATCTTATTGTGAAGCTGGCAAAGGACAAGTTTGGAGCCATTCAAACAGAATATCAAAAG CCAGAGAACATAGTGCTGACCCTGCAG GCCATCTACTATGAGATAGGCTTCCTCATATGTGCGGCGGTGGGCCTGCTCTTCGCCGTCCTCATGCCGGTTGTGGGGCTCTTCTTCTGCATGTGCCGCTGCTGCGACAACTGCGGCGGTGAGATGCACCAACGCCAGAGGAAGAACGCGGACTGCCGGCGCGGCCTGCTGGGAACGTTACTCTTCTCCACCTCGCTGGTTATCAC GATTGGAGTTCTGTGTGCGTATGCAGCCAACCAGAACCTGAGCTCTCAGGTGAAGAACATACGCCGGCTGGTTAACAGCAACATGAGGGACCTGCACACCTTTGCTAATGACACACCGATG CAAATTGATTACCTAATATCCCAATACGCCACCGTCAAGAACAAAGTCAACTATGACCTAGATA ACATAGGTCCGTTACTCGGGGGAAGGATCCATGTACGGTTGGATAAAGAAGTCCATCCTGCTTTAAACCAAGTGCTTAATATGGCTGGAG TGAAAATCCAGAGAGCCATCAAAG CCATGAGGGAAACCAAGGAGGCCCTGGAGAACGTCAGCGTGTCTCTGGTGGTCTTACAGGAAGGAGCCGGAAAACTTCATTTCAACTTGAGCCAAGTCCGCGACAGCATCAACCGCACCCTTGATGACCCCGGCTGCCATGACGAGGAATCGGACGCCACCACGGCCCAGCTTTGCCGCAGCATCCGCCAGTCCCTGTCCCAGCTGCAGATGAGTGCAAACTTCACCCgg CTTCCTAATGTGAACCCTCAGctggaaaagatgaaaaatgtagtGAAAACAGATCTCAGCTCTGTCGTCCACAGG ggtttttcctctttgaaTGACACACCGCACATTGTGATTGAACAGACAAGAACCGTCGTCAACA GTGTCCAGAATTTAGTGGACAGTGTCGGCAACAACAtcagcagcttctccagagCTTTCCCATTGCAGACCTGCTTGTCTAACTTCACCATCTTCATCAGCCATGCACACGCCAAAATCGAAGACTACTATCCTGAAATTGACAAAATGGACTTCTACAG ATGGATCGGCTGCATCGCTCTGTGCTGCATGGTGGTTCTGGTCTTGGCCTTTAACTACTTGGGCCTTCTGTGCGGCACCCTGGGATACGACAAGCATGCCTCACCGACGACCCGAGGATGTATCTCCAATACAGGAGGAACACTGCTGATGGC CGGTGTTGGATTCAGCTTCATTTTCTCCTGGATGCTTATGGGAGTGTTGACCACCATCTTTCTGGCAGGAGGAAACATGGAGAAACTTCTCTGTGAGCCATTTCACACCAAAGAACTCTTCAAG GTCGTTGACACCCCATACTTGATCAACCCAGAGTGGAAGAATTTCATCCCAGGCTACATGTACAATGACTCTGAATTGGAGCTGACATCGGAAAGCTTGTACAG TACTTGCAAACAGAACAAAGGCATCTACTCTGCCCTGCGTCTGGATAAAGTCTTCAACATCTCCTCGTTCCTGAACACCACAGTG TTCACTAAGGATGTTGTGCGTCAGCTGGAGAACTTTCGGATTGACCTGAGAACGATAATCCTGTTGGAGGCAGAGGGGAAGCAGAACCTCCTAGATTTCTCTGAAGCTGGCCTTTCAGAGATCAACTACGCCGACTACCTTGACGAG GTGAATAAAGGAGTCACTGTGGTGGATGTTCTCTCATTCGCCAAAGAGCTGGAGTCCCAGACAGACCTGATG CCTAGGGGACCTCTGCAGACAGCTCTGAAAGGCCATGTGGCCACTCTGCAGCGGATCCACAGACAACAGATCGCTCCAATGGAGCAGGCCATG AAATATGTTAGAGCAAGG aGTGCATTGAACCAGAGTATGAGATTCCTGGAGAGGACAGCTTCTGACCTCCCG AACAAAGTCACAGATGTTCTTGAGGCCATTGCAGCTGCTCAGCACCTcatctcccagaatgcaacACTTTTAATCAGTCAG gaaacaagaaaatactCAGCAACCATTATTGGCTATTTCAATCAGTACATAGAATGGGTCAAAACATCA TTGGCTTTGGAGGTTGCACCATGCAAGCCCTTCAGCAACATCTTGGATACGGCGCAGATCATGACCTGCAGTTTCCTGGGGGATTCTATG AACACTTTCTGGATGGGTCTGGGCTGCAGCACACTATTCCTGCTCCCAAGCGTAATACTAGCTGTGAAACTAGCCAAGTACTACCGCAGGATGGACACAGAGGATGTTTATGATGA CGTTGAGACAATTCCCATGAAAAA tatggAAATTGTTAATAATGGTTATCATAGTGAGAGTTCACAAGGTATTCCTAATCCTATGATGACAAG TGCCCTTGACAACTGGAACTAA
- the prom1a gene encoding prominin-1-A isoform X3, with the protein MWKSGTLLLLSVLWASGELQQETEPRRLPPPGKLDFGYVPAGVYETLAHYEPGPIGILFHLVHAFLHAVQPNAFPHDLIVKLAKDKFGAIQTEYQKAIYYEIGFLICAAVGLLFAVLMPVVGLFFCMCRCCDNCGGEMHQRQRKNADCRRGLLGTLLFSTSLVITIGVLCAYAANQNLSSQVKNIRRLVNSNMRDLHTFANDTPMQIDYLISQYATVKNKVNYDLDNIGPLLGGRIHVRLDKEVHPALNQVLNMAGAMRETKEALENVSVSLVVLQEGAGKLHFNLSQVRDSINRTLDDPGCHDEESDATTAQLCRSIRQSLSQLQMSANFTRLPNVNPQLEKMKNVVKTDLSSVVHRGFSSLNDTPHIVIEQTRTVVNSVQNLVDSVGNNISSFSRAFPLQTCLSNFTIFISHAHAKIEDYYPEIDKMDFYRWIGCIALCCMVVLVLAFNYLGLLCGTLGYDKHASPTTRGCISNTGGTLLMAGVGFSFIFSWMLMGVLTTIFLAGGNMEKLLCEPFHTKELFKVVDTPYLINPEWKNFIPGYMYNDSELELTSESLYSTCKQNKGIYSALRLDKVFNISSFLNTTVFTKDVVRQLENFRIDLRTIILLEAEGKQNLLDFSEAGLSEINYADYLDEVNKGVTVVDVLSFAKELESQTDLMPRGPLQTALKGHVATLQRIHRQQIAPMEQAMSALNQSMRFLERTASDLPNKVTDVLEAIAAAQHLISQNATLLISQETRKYSATIIGYFNQYIEWVKTSLALEVAPCKPFSNILDTAQIMTCSFLGDSMNTFWMGLGCSTLFLLPSVILAVKLAKYYRRMDTEDVYDE; encoded by the exons ATCTTATTGTGAAGCTGGCAAAGGACAAGTTTGGAGCCATTCAAACAGAATATCAAAAG GCCATCTACTATGAGATAGGCTTCCTCATATGTGCGGCGGTGGGCCTGCTCTTCGCCGTCCTCATGCCGGTTGTGGGGCTCTTCTTCTGCATGTGCCGCTGCTGCGACAACTGCGGCGGTGAGATGCACCAACGCCAGAGGAAGAACGCGGACTGCCGGCGCGGCCTGCTGGGAACGTTACTCTTCTCCACCTCGCTGGTTATCAC GATTGGAGTTCTGTGTGCGTATGCAGCCAACCAGAACCTGAGCTCTCAGGTGAAGAACATACGCCGGCTGGTTAACAGCAACATGAGGGACCTGCACACCTTTGCTAATGACACACCGATG CAAATTGATTACCTAATATCCCAATACGCCACCGTCAAGAACAAAGTCAACTATGACCTAGATA ACATAGGTCCGTTACTCGGGGGAAGGATCCATGTACGGTTGGATAAAGAAGTCCATCCTGCTTTAAACCAAGTGCTTAATATGGCTGGAG CCATGAGGGAAACCAAGGAGGCCCTGGAGAACGTCAGCGTGTCTCTGGTGGTCTTACAGGAAGGAGCCGGAAAACTTCATTTCAACTTGAGCCAAGTCCGCGACAGCATCAACCGCACCCTTGATGACCCCGGCTGCCATGACGAGGAATCGGACGCCACCACGGCCCAGCTTTGCCGCAGCATCCGCCAGTCCCTGTCCCAGCTGCAGATGAGTGCAAACTTCACCCgg CTTCCTAATGTGAACCCTCAGctggaaaagatgaaaaatgtagtGAAAACAGATCTCAGCTCTGTCGTCCACAGG ggtttttcctctttgaaTGACACACCGCACATTGTGATTGAACAGACAAGAACCGTCGTCAACA GTGTCCAGAATTTAGTGGACAGTGTCGGCAACAACAtcagcagcttctccagagCTTTCCCATTGCAGACCTGCTTGTCTAACTTCACCATCTTCATCAGCCATGCACACGCCAAAATCGAAGACTACTATCCTGAAATTGACAAAATGGACTTCTACAG ATGGATCGGCTGCATCGCTCTGTGCTGCATGGTGGTTCTGGTCTTGGCCTTTAACTACTTGGGCCTTCTGTGCGGCACCCTGGGATACGACAAGCATGCCTCACCGACGACCCGAGGATGTATCTCCAATACAGGAGGAACACTGCTGATGGC CGGTGTTGGATTCAGCTTCATTTTCTCCTGGATGCTTATGGGAGTGTTGACCACCATCTTTCTGGCAGGAGGAAACATGGAGAAACTTCTCTGTGAGCCATTTCACACCAAAGAACTCTTCAAG GTCGTTGACACCCCATACTTGATCAACCCAGAGTGGAAGAATTTCATCCCAGGCTACATGTACAATGACTCTGAATTGGAGCTGACATCGGAAAGCTTGTACAG TACTTGCAAACAGAACAAAGGCATCTACTCTGCCCTGCGTCTGGATAAAGTCTTCAACATCTCCTCGTTCCTGAACACCACAGTG TTCACTAAGGATGTTGTGCGTCAGCTGGAGAACTTTCGGATTGACCTGAGAACGATAATCCTGTTGGAGGCAGAGGGGAAGCAGAACCTCCTAGATTTCTCTGAAGCTGGCCTTTCAGAGATCAACTACGCCGACTACCTTGACGAG GTGAATAAAGGAGTCACTGTGGTGGATGTTCTCTCATTCGCCAAAGAGCTGGAGTCCCAGACAGACCTGATG CCTAGGGGACCTCTGCAGACAGCTCTGAAAGGCCATGTGGCCACTCTGCAGCGGATCCACAGACAACAGATCGCTCCAATGGAGCAGGCCATG aGTGCATTGAACCAGAGTATGAGATTCCTGGAGAGGACAGCTTCTGACCTCCCG AACAAAGTCACAGATGTTCTTGAGGCCATTGCAGCTGCTCAGCACCTcatctcccagaatgcaacACTTTTAATCAGTCAG gaaacaagaaaatactCAGCAACCATTATTGGCTATTTCAATCAGTACATAGAATGGGTCAAAACATCA TTGGCTTTGGAGGTTGCACCATGCAAGCCCTTCAGCAACATCTTGGATACGGCGCAGATCATGACCTGCAGTTTCCTGGGGGATTCTATG AACACTTTCTGGATGGGTCTGGGCTGCAGCACACTATTCCTGCTCCCAAGCGTAATACTAGCTGTGAAACTAGCCAAGTACTACCGCAGGATGGACACAGAGGATGTTTATGATGAGTGa
- the prom1a gene encoding prominin-1-A isoform X2: MWKSGTLLLLSVLWASGELQQETEPRRLPPPGKLDFGYVPAGVYETLAHYEPGPIGILFHLVHAFLHAVQPNAFPHDLIVKLAKDKFGAIQTEYQKPENIVLTLQAIYYEIGFLICAAVGLLFAVLMPVVGLFFCMCRCCDNCGGEMHQRQRKNADCRRGLLGTLLFSTSLVITIGVLCAYAANQNLSSQVKNIRRLVNSNMRDLHTFANDTPMQIDYLISQYATVKNKVNYDLDNIGPLLGGRIHVRLDKEVHPALNQVLNMAGVKIQRAIKAMRETKEALENVSVSLVVLQEGAGKLHFNLSQVRDSINRTLDDPGCHDEESDATTAQLCRSIRQSLSQLQMSANFTRLPNVNPQLEKMKNVVKTDLSSVVHRGFSSLNDTPHIVIEQTRTVVNSVQNLVDSVGNNISSFSRAFPLQTCLSNFTIFISHAHAKIEDYYPEIDKMDFYRWIGCIALCCMVVLVLAFNYLGLLCGTLGYDKHASPTTRGCISNTGGTLLMAGVGFSFIFSWMLMGVLTTIFLAGGNMEKLLCEPFHTKELFKVVDTPYLINPEWKNFIPGYMYNDSELELTSESLYSTCKQNKGIYSALRLDKVFNISSFLNTTVFTKDVVRQLENFRIDLRTIILLEAEGKQNLLDFSEAGLSEINYADYLDEVNKGVTVVDVLSFAKELESQTDLMPRGPLQTALKGHVATLQRIHRQQIAPMEQAMKYVRARSALNQSMRFLERTASDLPNKVTDVLEAIAAAQHLISQNATLLISQETRKYSATIIGYFNQYIEWVKTSLALEVAPCKPFSNILDTAQIMTCSFLGDSMNTFWMGLGCSTLFLLPSVILAVKLAKYYRRMDTEDVYDDALDNWN; the protein is encoded by the exons ATCTTATTGTGAAGCTGGCAAAGGACAAGTTTGGAGCCATTCAAACAGAATATCAAAAG CCAGAGAACATAGTGCTGACCCTGCAG GCCATCTACTATGAGATAGGCTTCCTCATATGTGCGGCGGTGGGCCTGCTCTTCGCCGTCCTCATGCCGGTTGTGGGGCTCTTCTTCTGCATGTGCCGCTGCTGCGACAACTGCGGCGGTGAGATGCACCAACGCCAGAGGAAGAACGCGGACTGCCGGCGCGGCCTGCTGGGAACGTTACTCTTCTCCACCTCGCTGGTTATCAC GATTGGAGTTCTGTGTGCGTATGCAGCCAACCAGAACCTGAGCTCTCAGGTGAAGAACATACGCCGGCTGGTTAACAGCAACATGAGGGACCTGCACACCTTTGCTAATGACACACCGATG CAAATTGATTACCTAATATCCCAATACGCCACCGTCAAGAACAAAGTCAACTATGACCTAGATA ACATAGGTCCGTTACTCGGGGGAAGGATCCATGTACGGTTGGATAAAGAAGTCCATCCTGCTTTAAACCAAGTGCTTAATATGGCTGGAG TGAAAATCCAGAGAGCCATCAAAG CCATGAGGGAAACCAAGGAGGCCCTGGAGAACGTCAGCGTGTCTCTGGTGGTCTTACAGGAAGGAGCCGGAAAACTTCATTTCAACTTGAGCCAAGTCCGCGACAGCATCAACCGCACCCTTGATGACCCCGGCTGCCATGACGAGGAATCGGACGCCACCACGGCCCAGCTTTGCCGCAGCATCCGCCAGTCCCTGTCCCAGCTGCAGATGAGTGCAAACTTCACCCgg CTTCCTAATGTGAACCCTCAGctggaaaagatgaaaaatgtagtGAAAACAGATCTCAGCTCTGTCGTCCACAGG ggtttttcctctttgaaTGACACACCGCACATTGTGATTGAACAGACAAGAACCGTCGTCAACA GTGTCCAGAATTTAGTGGACAGTGTCGGCAACAACAtcagcagcttctccagagCTTTCCCATTGCAGACCTGCTTGTCTAACTTCACCATCTTCATCAGCCATGCACACGCCAAAATCGAAGACTACTATCCTGAAATTGACAAAATGGACTTCTACAG ATGGATCGGCTGCATCGCTCTGTGCTGCATGGTGGTTCTGGTCTTGGCCTTTAACTACTTGGGCCTTCTGTGCGGCACCCTGGGATACGACAAGCATGCCTCACCGACGACCCGAGGATGTATCTCCAATACAGGAGGAACACTGCTGATGGC CGGTGTTGGATTCAGCTTCATTTTCTCCTGGATGCTTATGGGAGTGTTGACCACCATCTTTCTGGCAGGAGGAAACATGGAGAAACTTCTCTGTGAGCCATTTCACACCAAAGAACTCTTCAAG GTCGTTGACACCCCATACTTGATCAACCCAGAGTGGAAGAATTTCATCCCAGGCTACATGTACAATGACTCTGAATTGGAGCTGACATCGGAAAGCTTGTACAG TACTTGCAAACAGAACAAAGGCATCTACTCTGCCCTGCGTCTGGATAAAGTCTTCAACATCTCCTCGTTCCTGAACACCACAGTG TTCACTAAGGATGTTGTGCGTCAGCTGGAGAACTTTCGGATTGACCTGAGAACGATAATCCTGTTGGAGGCAGAGGGGAAGCAGAACCTCCTAGATTTCTCTGAAGCTGGCCTTTCAGAGATCAACTACGCCGACTACCTTGACGAG GTGAATAAAGGAGTCACTGTGGTGGATGTTCTCTCATTCGCCAAAGAGCTGGAGTCCCAGACAGACCTGATG CCTAGGGGACCTCTGCAGACAGCTCTGAAAGGCCATGTGGCCACTCTGCAGCGGATCCACAGACAACAGATCGCTCCAATGGAGCAGGCCATG AAATATGTTAGAGCAAGG aGTGCATTGAACCAGAGTATGAGATTCCTGGAGAGGACAGCTTCTGACCTCCCG AACAAAGTCACAGATGTTCTTGAGGCCATTGCAGCTGCTCAGCACCTcatctcccagaatgcaacACTTTTAATCAGTCAG gaaacaagaaaatactCAGCAACCATTATTGGCTATTTCAATCAGTACATAGAATGGGTCAAAACATCA TTGGCTTTGGAGGTTGCACCATGCAAGCCCTTCAGCAACATCTTGGATACGGCGCAGATCATGACCTGCAGTTTCCTGGGGGATTCTATG AACACTTTCTGGATGGGTCTGGGCTGCAGCACACTATTCCTGCTCCCAAGCGTAATACTAGCTGTGAAACTAGCCAAGTACTACCGCAGGATGGACACAGAGGATGTTTATGATGA TGCCCTTGACAACTGGAACTAA